One part of the Candidatus Neomarinimicrobiota bacterium genome encodes these proteins:
- a CDS encoding response regulator transcription factor, whose translation MNKNLLLVEDDAEIISLLKEGLRYEGFELTISKDGDSGLEKARQGDYGLILMDWMLPEISGIEVVKALHADNVHTPVIMLTARHDELDKVAALEAGCDDYITKPFSIKELVARINAVMRRAASNVMDEEGTERKISKGELEIDLEKRAVSIRGKEIQLTATEFNLLTLLIRQPGRVYSRKQLLDIVWDYSFEGYENTVNTHVNRLRSKIEKNPNNPEYVLTVWGVGYKFSDEIGV comes from the coding sequence ATGAATAAGAACCTTTTACTCGTTGAAGATGATGCTGAAATCATCAGCCTTTTAAAGGAAGGTCTGCGCTACGAAGGGTTTGAGCTCACTATCTCTAAAGACGGTGATAGTGGTCTCGAAAAAGCACGTCAAGGAGACTATGGTCTTATTCTTATGGATTGGATGCTCCCTGAAATTTCAGGCATTGAAGTTGTGAAAGCTTTGCATGCAGACAATGTACACACCCCTGTCATTATGCTCACAGCACGTCATGATGAATTGGATAAGGTCGCTGCTCTGGAAGCAGGCTGTGATGACTACATCACCAAGCCCTTCAGCATCAAGGAATTGGTTGCCCGAATCAATGCAGTCATGCGTCGTGCTGCATCCAATGTTATGGATGAAGAAGGCACGGAGCGCAAGATCAGCAAGGGAGAGCTGGAAATAGACCTGGAAAAACGGGCTGTTTCCATTCGTGGCAAGGAGATTCAATTAACGGCCACAGAGTTCAACCTGCTTACGCTGCTGATCCGTCAGCCGGGGCGTGTATATAGTCGCAAGCAACTCCTGGATATTGTCTGGGATTACTCTTTTGAGGGCTACGAGAACACGGTGAACACACACGTCAATCGTCTCAGGTCCAAAATTGAGAAGAATCCCAACAATCCTGAATACGTCCTCACAGTCTGGGGCGTAGGCTATAAATTTTCTGACGAGATAGGTGTCTAG
- a CDS encoding HAMP domain-containing histidine kinase produces MVQFRHIPLYRTLTFKVSLALIAFFILNGVLLVLWNQADIMNDLEIDIQTTYRHTALEITEEIEDPETDIIDMSVFFDSLAQYYPGMELFLVDPDGEILEHGSYVPSELINDHVSIETIQAFIQADTSDYPIEIAIPTATDLDFVFAAAPLGSPEDPTGYVLVTMVEGGEDVIVSWWEEYGLILTRTILFSIIVAVFAGILFWYFLTRRVQHVAQAVQNYRAGDTRFVLKDEASDEIGHVAMHIGDMMERIDTMFDELGRKEKMRTELLASVSHELQTPLTVMQGTIETLVEHREKMSEEDLSLKLATVYSQVRHMSALIDDMFDVAILETGQMRINAEPFPMVELVEDVLQSYALLLEQSKITVERDFPDTIQTVNADPLRIRQVIRNLLSNAIKFSSPGDTIRITTEVKSNEILSFRIEDTGIGIAEGDISKIFESFYRSKQQLQKTVKGTGLGLHICQHILKLHDTNLEVKSRLDIGSTFSFDLKLYKEVVTI; encoded by the coding sequence ATGGTCCAATTCAGACATATCCCTCTATATCGCACCCTGACCTTTAAGGTCTCCCTTGCGCTTATAGCCTTCTTTATTCTGAATGGGGTACTGTTGGTCCTATGGAATCAGGCTGATATCATGAATGATCTGGAAATTGATATCCAGACAACCTATCGCCATACAGCTCTAGAAATTACCGAGGAAATAGAAGACCCAGAAACCGATATCATAGACATGTCGGTTTTTTTTGATTCGCTTGCTCAGTACTATCCCGGAATGGAATTATTCCTGGTTGATCCTGATGGTGAAATCCTGGAGCATGGAAGCTATGTGCCATCTGAGCTCATCAACGACCATGTTTCAATTGAGACCATCCAGGCTTTTATTCAAGCTGATACCAGCGACTATCCCATTGAAATAGCCATTCCAACAGCCACAGATCTTGATTTCGTTTTCGCAGCTGCGCCGCTTGGTTCCCCTGAAGATCCAACAGGCTACGTCCTGGTGACCATGGTTGAGGGTGGTGAAGATGTAATTGTGAGTTGGTGGGAAGAATATGGCTTAATTCTGACGCGTACTATTTTATTCAGTATCATTGTCGCAGTATTTGCTGGCATACTGTTCTGGTATTTTCTTACTAGGCGTGTCCAGCATGTGGCTCAGGCAGTTCAAAATTATCGGGCAGGTGATACGCGCTTTGTCCTCAAGGACGAGGCAAGCGATGAAATTGGTCATGTCGCCATGCATATTGGCGATATGATGGAACGCATCGATACCATGTTTGATGAATTGGGTCGCAAAGAGAAGATGAGAACAGAATTATTGGCTTCTGTGAGTCATGAACTGCAGACTCCCCTCACCGTCATGCAGGGTACTATTGAAACCCTGGTTGAGCACCGTGAAAAGATGAGCGAAGAAGATCTCAGCCTGAAATTGGCCACCGTTTATTCCCAGGTTCGACATATGAGTGCCCTCATTGATGATATGTTTGATGTGGCCATACTTGAAACAGGTCAGATGCGAATCAATGCAGAACCTTTCCCCATGGTTGAGCTGGTGGAAGATGTACTCCAGAGTTATGCCCTGTTGCTGGAACAATCAAAGATCACCGTTGAAAGGGATTTTCCAGATACGATCCAGACGGTGAATGCTGACCCCCTTCGAATTCGTCAGGTCATCCGCAACCTCTTGAGCAATGCTATTAAATTTTCATCCCCGGGAGATACCATCCGAATCACGACGGAGGTGAAATCCAATGAGATTCTCTCCTTTCGCATCGAGGATACTGGTATCGGTATCGCAGAAGGGGATATCAGTAAGATTTTTGAAAGCTTTTACCGTTCCAAGCAGCAATTGCAAAAGACTGTCAAGGGCACTGGTCTGGGTTTACATATCTGCCAGCACATTCTCAAGCTCCATGACACCAACCTGGAAGTCAAAAGTCGCCTGGATATTGGCAGTACCTTTTCGTTCGATCTAAAACTTTACAAAGAAGTTGTAACGATTTAA
- a CDS encoding FKBP-type peptidyl-prolyl cis-trans isomerase has protein sequence MSEAITTSSGLKYIEEVIGTGNSPLSGQGVVVHYTGTLEDGTKFDSSVDRNKPFSFTIGVGRVIQGWDEGVLSMKVGGKRRLIIPSDLGYGAQGAGGVIPPNATLIFDVELLEIRE, from the coding sequence ATGAGTGAAGCAATCACCACTTCAAGTGGTCTGAAATATATTGAAGAAGTAATTGGAACCGGTAACTCCCCCTTAAGTGGTCAGGGAGTGGTGGTGCATTATACTGGTACTCTGGAGGATGGGACAAAATTTGACAGCTCAGTCGATCGCAACAAGCCTTTCAGTTTTACCATTGGTGTTGGCAGAGTTATTCAGGGTTGGGATGAAGGCGTCCTATCAATGAAAGTTGGTGGAAAAAGGCGTTTAATTATTCCATCTGATCTGGGTTATGGTGCCCAGGGCGCCGGTGGCGTCATTCCCCCCAATGCCACGCTCATATTCGATGTAGAATTACTGGAAATTCGTGAGTAG
- a CDS encoding thioredoxin family protein, protein MTLAELQTVLDEHPLTLLYFSTPTCNVCKVLKPRVKALLEEEPPWHFQYIKTEDSMEIAGQNLIFAVPTLLLMADGREIGRLSRHFGMHELEQPVRRYAELFKQSESETS, encoded by the coding sequence ATGACTTTAGCTGAGCTCCAGACCGTTCTGGATGAGCATCCCCTCACATTGCTCTATTTTTCAACTCCTACATGCAATGTATGTAAGGTACTGAAACCCCGAGTGAAAGCACTCCTGGAGGAAGAACCACCCTGGCATTTTCAATATATAAAGACTGAAGATTCCATGGAAATTGCCGGCCAAAATCTCATCTTTGCCGTCCCCACGCTTTTACTGATGGCAGATGGGCGCGAGATAGGTAGACTCAGTCGCCATTTTGGGATGCATGAGCTGGAACAACCCGTGCGTCGCTATGCTGAATTGTTTAAACAATCTGAATCTGAAACCTCCTAG
- a CDS encoding YkgJ family cysteine cluster protein, protein MSKSALKERFYARGLHFECTGCGACCKLGGGFVYPTLEDVGFAAKHLDLSINKFTSTYMELHEGQYVFKNDEDNCIFYGEKGCTIYEARPTQCRTFPFWKANLRSQYRWKLIEEECEGIGRGRLFDFVEIEAIKNQTSQTPAGPLPEDVIDKVEN, encoded by the coding sequence TTGTCAAAATCTGCGCTTAAAGAACGCTTCTACGCAAGGGGGCTGCATTTTGAATGCACGGGTTGTGGCGCCTGCTGCAAGCTGGGAGGTGGCTTTGTCTACCCCACACTGGAGGATGTAGGCTTTGCCGCCAAACATCTTGATCTCAGTATCAATAAATTTACATCAACTTATATGGAACTCCATGAAGGTCAGTATGTGTTCAAGAACGATGAAGACAACTGCATCTTTTATGGAGAGAAGGGCTGCACTATCTATGAAGCACGCCCCACACAATGCAGGACCTTCCCCTTCTGGAAGGCTAATCTGAGATCACAATACCGCTGGAAATTGATTGAAGAAGAGTGCGAAGGCATAGGGCGGGGTCGATTGTTTGATTTTGTTGAAATTGAAGCCATCAAGAATCAAACGAGTCAGACGCCTGCTGGTCCCCTGCCAGAGGATGTAATCGATAAAGTCGAGAATTAA
- a CDS encoding SDR family oxidoreductase, producing MNFGIKNKVALVQGASTGLGYAAALELAREGCRLAICSRDEKRIQTAAESMSKITGATVQGFACDVVDPEARRAMLDEIEGNWGSIDILVANNGGPSAGFYDSLSEDQWAKALLGNLIAMKDSAQEVLGGMRKNGWGRIVFITSVSVKQPIDSLILSNTARAGLTGYAKTLSAQVAEHGITVNMVLPGIHDTERVKQLHSNLADPALIARDIPMKRLGQPEELAAVITFLSSARASYLTGQSIVVDGGLVKGLF from the coding sequence ATGAATTTTGGTATAAAAAATAAGGTGGCCCTGGTTCAAGGCGCTTCAACTGGACTGGGATATGCTGCAGCTCTGGAACTGGCCCGCGAGGGTTGTCGACTGGCTATTTGCTCTAGAGATGAAAAACGAATTCAAACTGCCGCTGAATCTATGAGCAAAATCACTGGTGCCACTGTCCAGGGGTTTGCCTGTGATGTGGTAGATCCAGAGGCACGCCGGGCGATGCTGGATGAGATCGAGGGAAACTGGGGTTCCATAGATATCCTGGTGGCCAACAATGGTGGTCCTTCAGCTGGATTTTATGATAGTCTAAGTGAGGATCAGTGGGCCAAGGCCTTACTGGGAAATTTGATTGCCATGAAAGACTCCGCTCAGGAAGTTCTGGGTGGTATGCGTAAAAACGGATGGGGCCGGATTGTTTTTATTACCTCGGTTTCCGTAAAACAGCCCATCGACTCACTCATCCTTTCTAATACAGCTCGCGCTGGATTGACTGGATATGCCAAAACACTTTCGGCCCAGGTTGCAGAGCATGGTATTACAGTGAATATGGTACTGCCTGGTATCCATGATACTGAAAGGGTAAAACAATTGCATAGTAATCTTGCAGATCCAGCCCTCATCGCCAGGGATATTCCCATGAAGCGTCTGGGACAACCCGAAGAGCTGGCAGCAGTGATTACCTTTCTATCCTCTGCTAGAGCCAGTTATCTCACAGGACAGTCCATTGTGGTGGATGGTGGTCTGGTAAAGGGTCTCTTCTAA
- a CDS encoding site-2 protease family protein, producing MSRLQDFIYLAPGIFIGLTFHEFAHAYVAFRLGDSTAKHMGRLTLNPLAHLDPFGTIMLFLFRFGWAKPVPVDPRNLKNPKRDMLWISAAGPLMNMFLALISGVLIRIFLATDLAFADPQSSMGIILKMLSLSLQINLILAFFNLLPIPPLDGSKIFAGILPNRFAHQIYLIESSGPMILFGIIIFGMITGFHIIGMVIHPFVNVFFRLFAGI from the coding sequence ATGAGCAGACTTCAGGATTTCATATACCTGGCTCCCGGTATCTTCATCGGGCTTACCTTTCATGAGTTTGCACATGCCTATGTCGCATTTCGGTTGGGAGATTCAACTGCAAAACATATGGGACGATTAACGCTTAATCCACTTGCTCATCTTGATCCATTTGGGACAATCATGCTATTTTTGTTCAGATTTGGATGGGCCAAGCCTGTCCCGGTAGACCCCCGCAATCTGAAAAATCCTAAACGGGATATGCTGTGGATATCAGCGGCAGGACCCCTTATGAATATGTTTTTAGCACTCATATCCGGTGTACTGATACGCATATTTTTAGCCACTGATCTGGCTTTTGCAGACCCTCAAAGTAGCATGGGCATCATTCTTAAGATGTTGTCCTTATCGCTTCAAATAAATCTGATCCTCGCATTTTTTAACCTCCTGCCCATTCCACCTCTGGACGGGTCCAAGATCTTTGCTGGCATCCTTCCAAATCGGTTTGCTCACCAGATCTACCTGATCGAAAGCAGTGGACCAATGATCCTTTTTGGTATCATAATTTTTGGGATGATAACCGGTTTCCACATCATAGGTATGGTTATTCACCCATTTGTTAATGTCTTCTTTAGATTATTTGCCGGGATCTAA
- the ftcD gene encoding glutamate formimidoyltransferase, with protein MQKIVECVPNFSEGRDLALIEKITSCIAQVEGVTLLDVDPGADTNRTVVTFVGGPEAAVEAAFQGIKRASELIDMRKHKGAHARMGATDVCPFIPVSDMTMEECADLSRMLGKRVGEELNIPVYLYEYSAATPERENLANIRAGEYEGLSEKLKDPHWKPDFGPAEFNARSGATVMGARKFLIAYNVNLNTRDTKKATDIALEIREAGRNARDPETNKFIRDENGTPITRPGTLKAVKAVGWYIDEYNMAQISMNLVDMEVTPFHIAFDEVVKQADLRGLRVSGSELVGLIPLSAMLDAGKYYLTKQNSSTAVSNAELIRMAIQSLGLNEISPFNPQERIIEYQLGSQDKKNLVDMGVTEFVDELASDSPAPGGGSVSALASAMAAGLTNMVGVLTFGKKGYEDNWSEIEELSNQAQALKDTFLFLVDEDTRSFNNVMTAMRLPKISEEQQAARLEALQEATIYSAEIPLKVMRHSLQIMKLAGRMAEIGNQNSLSDAGVAVLQARAGLEGAALNVLINIPGIDDKEIVAEFEQEVEKLQANSSALAEKVLSVMTSKLKSDSNS; from the coding sequence ATGCAGAAAATTGTTGAATGTGTACCAAATTTTAGTGAAGGCCGTGATCTGGCCCTGATCGAGAAGATCACCTCATGCATTGCTCAAGTGGAAGGTGTTACGCTGCTGGATGTGGACCCAGGTGCAGACACCAATCGTACTGTGGTCACTTTTGTCGGTGGTCCAGAAGCCGCAGTTGAGGCAGCTTTTCAAGGCATCAAACGTGCCTCCGAGCTCATCGATATGCGCAAGCACAAAGGAGCCCATGCCCGCATGGGAGCCACAGATGTGTGTCCCTTTATCCCCGTGAGCGATATGACCATGGAGGAATGTGCTGACTTGTCACGCATGCTTGGCAAGCGAGTTGGAGAAGAATTAAATATTCCAGTATACCTCTATGAATACTCAGCTGCCACTCCAGAACGTGAGAATCTTGCCAATATCAGAGCCGGGGAGTATGAAGGACTTTCAGAAAAATTAAAGGATCCGCATTGGAAGCCAGATTTTGGACCAGCCGAGTTTAATGCCAGATCTGGAGCTACGGTCATGGGTGCCCGTAAATTCCTCATCGCCTACAATGTGAACCTCAATACACGTGATACCAAAAAAGCCACAGACATAGCCCTGGAGATTAGAGAAGCGGGTCGCAACGCCAGGGATCCTGAAACCAATAAATTTATCCGCGACGAGAATGGGACGCCCATTACGCGTCCTGGCACCTTGAAAGCGGTCAAGGCAGTTGGCTGGTATATTGATGAATACAACATGGCCCAGATTTCCATGAACCTGGTGGATATGGAGGTAACACCGTTTCATATCGCCTTTGATGAGGTGGTCAAGCAGGCAGATCTACGTGGTTTACGGGTTTCAGGTAGCGAGCTCGTGGGTCTCATTCCCCTTTCGGCCATGCTGGACGCAGGTAAATATTATCTCACCAAGCAAAATTCCAGCACTGCAGTTTCCAATGCAGAGCTCATACGCATGGCCATCCAGAGTCTGGGTTTGAATGAAATCTCTCCCTTTAATCCCCAGGAACGCATTATAGAATATCAACTGGGTTCACAGGACAAGAAAAACCTGGTGGATATGGGTGTCACAGAATTTGTAGATGAGCTGGCTTCAGATTCACCTGCCCCAGGTGGCGGGTCTGTTTCTGCTCTGGCTTCAGCCATGGCTGCAGGTCTCACCAATATGGTGGGTGTGTTAACCTTTGGCAAAAAGGGTTATGAGGATAACTGGAGCGAGATTGAAGAATTAAGCAATCAGGCTCAAGCCTTGAAGGATACCTTCCTCTTTCTGGTAGATGAAGACACCCGATCATTTAATAATGTCATGACAGCCATGCGTTTACCCAAAATTAGTGAAGAACAACAGGCAGCCCGTCTGGAAGCCCTCCAGGAGGCCACCATTTATTCAGCTGAAATCCCCCTTAAAGTGATGCGGCACTCGCTGCAAATCATGAAACTGGCTGGACGTATGGCAGAAATTGGTAATCAGAATTCATTGTCTGATGCTGGTGTGGCCGTCCTGCAGGCACGCGCCGGACTGGAAGGAGCCGCCTTGAATGTCCTTATTAATATTCCAGGAATTGATGATAAGGAAATTGTCGCCGAATTTGAACAAGAAGTCGAAAAACTTCAGGCTAATTCCAGTGCACTTGCTGAGAAGGTGCTTTCAGTCATGACATCTAAACTGAAATCAGACAGCAATTCATAA
- the mutL gene encoding DNA mismatch repair endonuclease MutL: MSRIHILPDILANKIAAGEVVQRPASVVKELVENAIDAEATRIEVTINNGGRDLIQVIDDGLGLDKDELGLALERHATSKIAEIDDLFRIKTMGFRGEALPSIASVSMMELVSRARGSEGAFSLEVQAGIPGDVEPVAWETGTRITVKNLFFNVPARLKFLKAKRTELNHIIDRVKPLALIYPEIAFKLVADKKVIFDLRVGSPQERVTAVFGSDYGNKIIEVDESRGNIKVTGFIGNLDLVRVARGEQYLSINQRPISDRLINNAVYQAYKSLIQRGEFPFYTLNISVPLNEVDVNVHPTKTEVKFNDEWRVYHVVKETVENGLRQTLKVMPGFQNRPSGAPLFPPSDSHSPQTSFMAPPGGGYNPDTEPRSQEESDLLQKARQFSQVLDRAPVEVKPQRQHGGFIWQVHNKYILSQINNGIAIIDQHVAHERILYEEALRDMDENKGTSQSLLFPATQEFSADDYNVLVDIIPSLNTLGFRLREFGPQTVLVEAVPTGMRGGSEGAILKEIIDYYRENRVFDYSPSKRLAASYSCKAAVKAGDPLTEEEMRVLVDRLFATENPFYCPHGRPIIINLSIDELDKRFERH, encoded by the coding sequence ATGTCACGTATCCATATTCTCCCAGATATTCTGGCCAACAAAATAGCTGCCGGTGAGGTAGTTCAACGACCTGCCTCAGTGGTCAAAGAGCTGGTAGAGAATGCCATCGATGCAGAGGCCACACGCATTGAAGTCACCATCAATAATGGAGGTCGTGACCTCATCCAGGTGATTGACGATGGACTTGGACTTGATAAAGATGAACTCGGATTGGCTCTGGAAAGGCACGCTACCAGCAAAATTGCTGAGATTGATGATCTCTTTCGCATAAAAACCATGGGGTTCAGGGGCGAGGCGCTTCCCAGCATTGCCTCTGTTTCCATGATGGAGCTGGTCTCTCGAGCACGGGGAAGTGAGGGTGCATTTTCGTTGGAAGTTCAGGCTGGAATACCGGGTGACGTTGAACCCGTAGCCTGGGAAACCGGCACACGGATTACAGTAAAGAATCTATTTTTCAATGTGCCTGCCCGCCTCAAATTTCTCAAAGCCAAGCGAACTGAACTCAATCACATCATCGATCGGGTGAAGCCTTTGGCACTTATTTATCCTGAGATCGCCTTTAAGCTGGTTGCAGATAAAAAGGTCATCTTTGATCTCCGAGTGGGCTCTCCACAGGAACGTGTGACCGCTGTATTCGGTAGTGACTATGGTAATAAAATCATCGAGGTGGATGAAAGCCGGGGGAATATCAAAGTAACTGGTTTTATTGGAAACCTGGACTTGGTTCGGGTGGCCAGGGGTGAACAATATCTTTCTATAAATCAGCGTCCCATATCAGATCGCTTGATTAATAACGCAGTCTATCAGGCCTACAAATCACTCATACAGCGTGGTGAATTTCCATTTTATACCTTGAATATATCTGTTCCCTTGAACGAAGTTGACGTCAATGTTCACCCCACCAAAACAGAAGTAAAATTTAACGATGAATGGCGTGTCTATCATGTGGTTAAGGAAACGGTGGAGAATGGGTTGCGTCAGACCTTGAAGGTCATGCCTGGTTTCCAAAATCGTCCATCAGGTGCACCCCTTTTCCCGCCCTCAGATTCACATTCACCTCAGACCAGCTTCATGGCTCCTCCAGGAGGAGGGTACAACCCTGATACTGAACCCCGTAGCCAGGAAGAGAGTGACCTGCTTCAAAAGGCCAGACAGTTCAGCCAGGTGTTGGATAGAGCTCCTGTTGAGGTAAAACCACAGAGGCAACATGGCGGTTTTATCTGGCAGGTTCATAACAAGTATATCCTCAGCCAGATCAACAATGGGATTGCCATCATTGACCAGCACGTCGCTCATGAGCGGATTCTCTATGAAGAAGCCCTCCGGGATATGGATGAGAATAAAGGCACTTCTCAGTCGCTTCTTTTTCCTGCAACACAGGAATTTTCAGCAGATGACTATAATGTTCTGGTTGACATTATTCCTTCGCTTAACACCCTGGGTTTTCGTCTACGGGAGTTTGGACCACAAACCGTATTGGTAGAAGCCGTTCCAACCGGTATGCGCGGGGGGAGTGAAGGCGCCATCTTAAAAGAAATTATTGATTACTATCGTGAAAATCGTGTTTTTGATTATTCGCCATCTAAACGCCTCGCTGCTTCCTACTCATGTAAAGCAGCTGTTAAAGCTGGTGATCCTCTCACGGAAGAGGAAATGCGGGTTCTTGTGGATCGGCTGTTTGCAACAGAGAATCCCTTCTATTGTCCCCACGGTCGTCCCATCATCATTAACCTGAGTATTGATGAATTGGACAAACGCTTTGAGCGTCATTAG
- the miaA gene encoding tRNA (adenosine(37)-N6)-dimethylallyltransferase MiaA gives MKPIKIHNQILDTTSSDYLILAGPTAVGKTDTVMSLAEAHDIEVVSGDSRQIYKYMNIGTATPDAEMLQGLPHHLLNELTPDIVWNAADFYQRARLIILEILDRGRLPVVVGGAGMYLDALRFGLFEEQHKDPAIRQKYQDKVDAGEAEALWNQLMKLDPEYAATFHFNNFKKLMRAFEIYESSGMIPSKAFSNSSDPFEKQGMLVVLDRDRKILYNRINHRVLKMLEEGLIEECQALLEKGYTPELYPMKTIGYKEVYAFLAGKIDEAEMIDSIQQNTRNFAKRQLTWFRNHPFDYWIDLGS, from the coding sequence ATGAAACCCATCAAAATTCATAATCAAATTCTGGACACTACCTCAAGTGACTATCTCATTTTAGCAGGACCCACAGCTGTGGGTAAAACAGATACGGTCATGTCGCTGGCTGAAGCACATGATATTGAAGTGGTGAGTGGCGATTCCCGTCAGATATACAAGTATATGAATATTGGCACGGCCACGCCTGACGCTGAGATGCTTCAAGGTTTGCCCCACCATCTACTGAACGAACTGACCCCTGATATTGTCTGGAATGCTGCTGATTTCTACCAACGCGCCCGCCTAATTATTCTGGAGATATTGGATAGGGGCAGACTGCCTGTTGTGGTGGGTGGAGCAGGGATGTATCTGGATGCACTCCGTTTTGGCCTGTTTGAGGAACAGCATAAAGATCCTGCTATCAGGCAGAAGTATCAGGACAAGGTGGATGCAGGGGAAGCAGAAGCATTATGGAATCAATTGATGAAGCTTGATCCTGAATACGCCGCGACTTTTCACTTTAATAATTTTAAAAAACTCATGCGGGCTTTTGAAATCTACGAGTCCTCAGGCATGATTCCCTCGAAGGCGTTTTCCAACAGTTCTGACCCCTTCGAAAAACAGGGGATGCTGGTTGTTTTGGATCGCGATCGCAAAATTCTGTATAATCGCATTAATCACCGTGTGTTGAAAATGCTGGAAGAGGGTCTTATTGAAGAATGCCAGGCCCTTCTTGAAAAAGGGTATACTCCTGAGCTCTATCCCATGAAGACCATTGGATACAAGGAAGTTTATGCCTTCCTGGCTGGAAAAATTGATGAAGCTGAAATGATTGATTCCATCCAGCAGAATACCCGCAATTTTGCCAAGCGACAACTCACCTGGTTTAGAAATCATCCTTTTGATTATTGGATAGATTTGGGGTCTTAA